A window of Megachile rotundata isolate GNS110a chromosome 11, iyMegRotu1, whole genome shotgun sequence genomic DNA:
CCAGCATTTGCCAGGAGATCCAACAACTTCACTAAAGCTGTGCACGTTGCTTTTGCTATATTACctgataatttatttatatccaCTGGATCGTGAACGCCATTTGGATGATCATCAGACTTTAGaaaaaaatagtttaaaaaacATACCTTTTAACGTTATGTAAAATTACATTCACATTTAAACACAccttaataataaatacttcCGTCCAGCGAATAAATCTACTCGTTCCCTTGTAATCGGTACCATTATGTACCCTAATTGATGGGATGCCATCCATCTGCTGTCCATCAATAGGACTTTTAACTCTGAAATTGAACAACGTTTTTTATGTTTACAGTCCATCATTAATTTCCAAGTTCAGAAATGTACAGTCTTCAAACATCTTCAAGAAATAATTATGAGGATATTTACCCTAAGTTGAATTGCAAATCATTGTCGACCCATTTTATGTTTACTGTTTCATCGGGTTCAAGTGCTCCTTGTCGACCGCATCCGATTGAAAAGTCTTGCATATTCTTTAGGGCAGCTTTCAAAGCTTCCATTTTTTCTGGCATTATCTCTACCATCAAACCATCTTCTACTATACTAGATTTGGCTGAAAGACCCATCGACGATTTCAATGCTCCATTAATGACAATAAAACTTGTACCCGTCACTATGccaaaaatgtagaatttatataaaaagataATTATATACGTATTGTAACCAATACACGTATTATGTACGAATTGTAATCAATTAAATACACACCCGTTCTTGGTTTATTATTGATACTTATCGCTTGTGTCTGATAACTGCTCTCGTCGCCGGTATTGGTTTGTATACAGACTAAATGAGAGTCAGCAGATATACTAAAGTTCGAAGCGTACGCTAGTACATGATCATTGGAATTATTTAAGCCCTTGATCACTTGATCATATCGATTTTTCGGGAACATTACATCGGTCATTCTGTTTCTCAAGTGAATAGTCAATCCTCTTACACCTGGTAACGTGTATCCAAAATTTCGGAAATCTGCCAACACTTTCATAACGGTATGTCCTATTTCAAAGTACAATGCATCTCGAAATCGAACAGAAAATAAAGGACAGGGGTAGTAACGATATTCTGCTCCAAGCCGTAAAACAAGACGTAATGGAAATACCTTCGCCCATGGAGTTTCCCATCTAAAAATCCACaagattcaaatttaaattataattattaagtttCCTTACTGTACTATGCTATTAAAAAAAGAACCTACCTGTGAACTAGAAGACCAAACAGGAATGGAGCAGGAggtaatacaattttttgtaaaCACTGTAATGTTTGGCGAATGAATAAAAATCCTGCATGTTCTCGAGAATCCAAAAGATTGCCTCCTTGAAAGACAGCGAATCCCAATTCAGATACAGTATTACCTATATtcagattattattaaattgtgtCAATAAATTACCATAAAGATAAAACAAATAAACTATACTTGACAACCTTTAATAGCTTCTAAATACAATTGATTGATGAAGATGAGCAGATCTTTTGGTATTCTGGTTTCATCGGGTAATACTTCAACCAATAATATAACTTCATCCTGCCCCACACAAGCTAATCCCTTTGACGTAATGTTCCAACATGTTTTATTTATGCAACATTGTACTATGaagttaaatgaattaatatttatttaaattgaaggTGCCAGTCACTTTTAATTTATACTTACATGTCAATATTTTGACATATGCATAAAGATTTCGGTTAATTGCAAACATAATAGGTGGTTCGCATTCATTTTTCAGTGTTTTGTATAAAAGTCCCTCGTCCGTTACAGCGTGGTAAGATACTTCTGTTTTGTTAAATTGAATAAACTAGTATAATGTAGTTTAAGAATAAAGTCGATATAACATGAGCAACGTTACTTACGCCCTTTATGTATCGTTACGGTTGGAGGAAGGACATTAGGATCCTGTGGTATATAACTTTCTGTAACTGGATCCAAACGTGGCACATTTTGTCGTTTAGCAGTAGTATTCGATACGGACGATCCGGGGGTTGGTATCCTCTTATTCCCTGATTTCCGGTATGGTGGTTTCAAATCCCAGGACATGTCTAATTCTGTCAGGTCACAGCCAGGCCTTATTCCTGTGTTTTAGTTAGAGGTGCATAAAACCAAAACAAACAGGAAGGAGCAGGTCCAGTGAGAGGGTTAAATGTTTTCAGGAAGCATAAAACAAACGAAACTATAATGGGCATGGGAGTATAACTTCAACTCAAAAAGCTAAAAACATAATATCAGGGTATGTTATGTACAAATTAAAGTGTAGTATTATCGTACAGAGATGCATAGTGTATGATATTAAATGctatattatttttagtattattacATGTTAATTGCATAACTGTATAATGCTTTAATGCGATTTTCATCTTTGACAAACAAAACGTTGTATAGTATTAGTAGAATTATTTTTGAGTAAATGACTTTACTTACCATCACTAAACATGACCGATTTTGAAACTTCAGGCCGATTCTTCGTACCACCTTCTCTTTTAAGAACTCCAACAGGTACCATAACCGTGGGTGGTGGTGGTAATCCGCCAGCTAACTGTTGCAAGGGTGGTATAGTTGAACAGTACTCCATGGGATTATTTGGGTTAGGCTGTCTCCCCTATAACCATTTGTCGAATACTCCTAACATTCACGTTTATTTCTCTATCCAGCAAACACAGATTATACATATAGTACAATATAAAGCTATACACAGAATAAAAGAttgagaaaaattgaatttttcacaTTGATAGAAGTATTCTGTGCTTACTGGACATtcactacaattaatataaaaagcAGGCAAGTAATTTTGTACAGAAAATGCTACAATCAAAAAACATGCTTTACATTTGCAATGCACAATTAATACATGACAAAAGAAACAATGCAAATAGATAAAATAtactgtaattttattaattaggtatttgaaaatataaaatctaaataatatGACAATCAGAACTTTAcagatttattttcatttcgtgGCTATAATATTTATGAAGTTCTTTATAAGAAAGAAGTATTCAACAAGTTGTTATAGGTGATTACTAAACTTATGCTAACATttagatgaaataaaaaaaatagctTATTTAAATTGACTTTATGATACATACACTATAAATAAGCTAAACAAATAACACAGACTTTTGGACTTGTAAGTTAAGGAATGTTTAAAAGTATAAAGTACACTATTATTTTTACAAGTTACTGAGAAAAGGAAATTCTATACAACTGAAGATAATAATTCAATGCTATTACAATCCAGTAAATCAGctactattattttaaattacatggGAACACTAGGTGGTGAAACGTTAACTTCTTCTAACAGAATTAATGATTCATATGCACAAAAGATACACAGCAAACTGATAcatgataatttatatttaacatacCTGGGGCgaattaatatcattattatttaCACATGTAGAATAACCAGAAGACCATTCTCCTATACTTTGCTCTGATTcagctgaaaaataaaaattttaatttacataaaataattgcttTAATGACATTTTCCTTATGTTAGTACTAAAAAATGATTGAAGGAGAACTACCTTTGGTAAGAAGCTGATAACAAGAAACACAGACTCGTGAATTAATGTTTCCTTGATATTCTAATTTATACTTCATATTACAGCATTTACTACATAACACTTTTCCACATGCACGACAATGATGTCGTCTTTTCATTACTGTAAATTTTACATCACAAAGCATACAACTAGGTGCCTCACTGTCAGGGACCCAGAATGGAGGTTGTTTGCCCAAAATGGAATTAGTTTCTGGTAAAGAATTATCTAAAATATCTGGTGAAGATCCTTGATCTTCTTTTGTACCATCAATATTTGATTGTGCATGGCCTGATGGTGTATCACTTGTAGAACCCACTATTTGATGTTCATTGGTATTATTAGTCAAAACAATGTCTAAAGTTTGAGGACGTACTGGCTTCTCTGATTCACCATTGGTATCACTTACATTTGGTCTTGTAGATGCTTCTATAGATGTAGATATCGCATCATTActactttttattttatcatttaacaCAGTTATTTCAGGTGCAATTGCAGGTTTTTCTTCAGAAACATTATCAATATCACCTGGGATTTTCAATTCACAAGCTTGATTATCTTGTGCATGACTTTCCTTCTCTTCTTTTAACTGTATTTCAGTTTTACCATTACTCAATGAACCTTGGTTAATGTTTAAATTATACATACAATGTTCTTGAGTGTCtttgatattttttacattAGGCAAACATGTATTCTCTGAAGTCACACAAACATTTTCATGTAGTAATTGCACTTCTTTACTGCTTTTACTACTTGAAATACTGCTGTCTTTCAATTCAGCATTGAATTGTGAACTTTGCTGCTCTGTTACATTACTTAGCGTGTCTTTATGCACTTTATCTTTCTCATAATTGATTACTGAAATATTGTCAGTTTCGTGACTTGCttctttttgtataattataggaGATTCTGTTACCAAACTTTCAGATACATGGTCTACATGTTTGCCATTATCTACTTGATCTGGAAAAGTGTTTTGTGTTGTAGTTTCTAATATATTTTCATGTGATTTATGCACTTTATCAGTTTCATGCTTAGCATATTCCTCATtcaatttttcttcttcttctaattCTATTAAGTACTTTGTTAATTCATCTTCTGataaattatcaatattactaaaTCCAATTGGTTTACTTGCTACATTTAAACTATTCTCATGTTGATCAGTTGAACCAGAGTCTTccacatttaattttatttcattttcttctaacTGTGTAGAATTACTTTCACATTGATAACTTTGACTATAAGTACTTTCAGGTATAGAACTATTTTCTTCATTCCTTATATTGGTATCTTCCTgtaaatcagaatcataatcatTTGTTTTACTTACAATTTCCACTTTATTACTTGACTCAGTATGCACTTGGTTCAATGTGACTTCTTTCAAAATCTCTTCTTCATTTTTCGTTTCATCAAAATGTATTGTGTGAATATTTTTCACAGAGTCTTCTTTGATATCATTCTCAAGTTTAATAGGTACTTCTAATGCTATGGACACATCTTGATGGCTTGAAGCAGATGTTTCTCTGGTTATGCTAGCTACATCACCTGGTTGCTTAAGCGCtatactcttatcactatcttTAATAGAGCTCTGAACAAAGTGAGATTCTTCACCTTCATGATAAGTAGTTTTAGATTCTATATCAGACTGCACTTTCTGCTCACTTAATACAGAATGAATACAATCTGAACTCCCAGGTGGTGCATTTATATATTCGTTCAAGCTACTAAAGACATTACTAACACTAGGTTTTAGATTACactgatttaattttttaccATACCTATTGTCAATCTTTGGACTATTACTATCATTTTGTTGTTTTCGTATTAATTTTTGTGATATGTCATTATATATTGTTGAAGGAATCTGTTCAGCATCATAAGAGGGTatagattgtttttgtatcactTTAGTGTCATTTACATGTTCCTGTGTGTAAAACTGATTCACACCTTCTGTGTTTTCTATCGTTGTCTCTTCTTTACTGCAATTAAAGCTATCAGGAATTGTGTCCTTTTCACTGACACATTTACCTCTTGCATTTATTTGTTGCGTGCCTTGTTGTCTTTCCAAAGGTGATACAATGTCAAATTCCTTGTTGGTTTTTTTAGAATCTATTAAGAGATAATTATAGTTCTTTAAATTTGAAGGTTCCAAATTACATTTAACCACAGATGATGATGCACTATTTGTCGAAGAATTAACAGATGCAATTTGCTCTGCACAATCTGAAAGATAGTTATTGTATTAGTGATCTAGTTGATGCATATATTATCTAAGAAAGTAAATAaagatgtataattttataataaaatttgtatatttttataccgAATTATATTACTTCATAATATAATTCCAACAGAGGAATTGACAAGGAACTATTTACAAGAGTGTTAAAATTCACGGAAACTTAAAAATCAAAATGAAGGATAATTCTTACCTTCATTAAACTCGAAATCGTCAAGAACTTTGTCTAAATCAACGGCAAATTTTTCCATTGCGTCGTAGGTATTGGTTACAGTAATTACGAGgtcatttaataaacatttctaTGCAACTTCTGATAGCAGTaaatacaattccattaatggtATCCGTTGTAATAAATGTACGacgtaattttagaatttcttggTAACTATTTGCCAGAAATAATTTAGACAGAGAATTTTAGACGGTGGTCGATCATTACATTACTTGCGTGacattctcaatcttccaataaACTTCTCACGGCGAATAAGTCATTCCGCGTTACAAATTAGTTTGCATTAGGTGTCTTTAGTCAGCAcgtatatttttacaaatcgGTTTCCCTTCATTATCTACGAGACACAATTCTGACATCGGTAGAAAATGGGACAGTCAGAATATTCTGAGTCACGTCCAAGAAAATgaaacacaaaaataaaaaaattaaccaTAAATTTTCGATTATCACGTGGATTAATTGACAGCAGAATAAGTTCTTGTACATACTCATACCATTACTTGTCCATAGAACTGTCATTCTGTACATAAGTACAAGCGTAATGGCACACGTTTTCCTATCGATAAATCGAAGTGTTTCATCTTtattttcgatcgatcgattatATGAAAATCTATTTGTagatttctcaaaattttaaaattataaaagaatctaactattctaaaaattaatttaatgacctttcaagtttttattgtCATAAGTAATATTCAGTAACATTAAACTTATCACTAAATTAtgtaaatgaatattataactgcaatttatattatatgaagTTGTCTACCATGACTATCGTTGTGGAACTTGGCATAGCTTAGTTTATAATGCACGTGTAATGTTGAGTTAAATGCTTCATATACATTTATGtttgaatttaaaaacaatACTTTGTTTTATGtagcagaaaataatttttaattgataaaAGTAGTCAATATGCTCACCACAAAGGTTTTTTTTAGAAAAACTAAAGGAGGAAATGTGTTTAaggtattgaaaattaaaaacaattacTTGACTAAAAGTTATGTAAATCTGTTCTTTGGAATATTGCTCAAACTAAACGTTGTTCATTAAATGAACAGACTTTCTTATtgctaatattaaaattctttctCTGTCCAGACTGTTAGAGAACATTACCTTAGAGATGATATTCACTGTGGCTCTAAGGCATGCGACAAATGCTTATACAGACACCGTAATGTTATTTTGGATGACGAAGATTCAAGCGTAAAAAGTTCCAAACTATCGTATCCATATTATCTTCTGCTTGATACTAACATTATTTTGGATCAGGTAAAGTCTAcattaacataaatattattacaaagttGTAATACtgattttgttattttcatagaactactattattttagattgatattttagaagaaaatattatttgcaacgttataattttgcaaacagTGTTAGAAGAAGTAAAACATAGAAGCTCTActgtgtataaaaaattaaaagacatAATAGCAGATACacatagaaaattttatatatttgtgaaTGAACATCATAAGTATgtctaatatttatatttatgatataGATCTTGTATCATGTTATTAAATACTgcattttatatgtatgtacagaGAAACTTACATCGAACGTAACCCAGGTGAAAGTGCGAATGATAGAAATGACAGAGCAATTAGAGTTGCAACAAAGTGGTATAATACGCATTTAAATTTGAGTGGTTGTAAAACTAAAACTGTATTACTAACTGACGATGTCCACAATAGAGAATTGGCAGAAAAGGAAGGGATACCTGTCCTTTCAAGTAAAGTTTCTTTCATTAATTATATCATTTCAGAAGTATTGTTGTCTTCCCTTTAACTTACATTAATGTTATTTTACAGTGGAAGATTATATTGTTTCACTGGAAAATTCAGGATTTCTGGCAGATAAATTATGTAAGAAAAGTTATAGTGCGAATTCAGACGGTCAAGCATTTTTTCCATGTCATCTTACACCATCTGAATTACATGACGGGATCAAAAATGGAAAACTTTTGCAAGGAACATTTGCCATATCGAGAGAAAACTTTCTTGAAGGATTTGTGAATGTAGAAGGAGTTGAGAAGCAAGTAAGtatttatattctatatttttcacacatatgtatttattacatatatttgatTGTAGATTTTTATCCAAGGTCGCAGTAACCTTAATAGAGCAGTGGATGGAGATACAGTTGCAATAGAACTCTTAGCAGAAGATCAGTGGTCATCTCCCAGTGACATTGTTTTGCAAGATGAAGAAGTAGCAGATGACGATGTTATAGAAACTGACAAGGTGTTGGACAAAATTATTTCTTCCAGCAAAATGCAGAAGACACCCACTGGAAAGATTGTTGGTATTATCAGAAGAAATTGGAGACAATATTGTGGGATACTGCAGCCTAGTAACATAGAAGGGGTAAATGTTTAGGAAGCTGTCATAATTAgctcatatatatatgtatatgatgtgTTTATTTCATCATTCTGTCCTTTCTGTATATAGAACGTCAGACATCTGTTTGTGCCAGCTGAACGAAAAATACCTAAAATAAGAATTGAAACTAGACAATATACAGTGTTAAGCAAACAAAGAATTATTGTTGCTATTGATTCCTGGCCTCGCAATTCTAGATATCCTCTTGGTCATTTCGTACGTGCATTGGGTGCAATAGGAGATAAGGCCACAGAAAACGAAGTAATACTTTTAGAACACGATGTACCA
This region includes:
- the Sara gene encoding smad anchor for receptor activation isoform X3, with the translated sequence MEKFAVDLDKVLDDFEFNEDCAEQIASVNSSTNSASSSVVKCNLEPSNLKNYNYLLIDSKKTNKEFDIVSPLERQQGTQQINARGKCVSEKDTIPDSFNCSKEETTIENTEGVNQFYTQEHVNDTKVIQKQSIPSYDAEQIPSTIYNDISQKLIRKQQNDSNSPKIDNRYGKKLNQCNLKPSVSNVFSSLNEYINAPPGSSDCIHSVLSEQKVQSDIESKTTYHEGEESHFVQSSIKDSDKSIALKQPGDVASITRETSASSHQDVSIALEVPIKLENDIKEDSVKNIHTIHFDETKNEEEILKEVTLNQVHTESSNKVEIVSKTNDYDSDLQEDTNIRNEENSSIPESTYSQSYQCESNSTQLEENEIKLNVEDSGSTDQHENSLNVASKPIGFSNIDNLSEDELTKYLIELEEEEKLNEEYAKHETDKVHKSHENILETTTQNTFPDQVDNGKHVDHVSESLVTESPIIIQKEASHETDNISVINYEKDKVHKDTLSNVTEQQSSQFNAELKDSSISSSKSSKEVQLLHENVCVTSENTCLPNVKNIKDTQEHCMYNLNINQGSLSNGKTEIQLKEEKESHAQDNQACELKIPGDIDNVSEEKPAIAPEITVLNDKIKSSNDAISTSIEASTRPNVSDTNGESEKPVRPQTLDIVLTNNTNEHQIVGSTSDTPSGHAQSNIDGTKEDQGSSPDILDNSLPETNSILGKQPPFWVPDSEAPSCMLCDVKFTVMKRRHHCRACGKVLCSKCCNMKYKLEYQGNINSRVCVSCYQLLTKAESEQSIGEWSSGYSTCVNNNDINSPQLAGGLPPPPTVMVPVGVLKREGGTKNRPEVSKSVMFSDGIRPGCDLTELDMSWDLKPPYRKSGNKRIPTPGSSVSNTTAKRQNVPRLDPVTESYIPQDPNVLPPTVTIHKGQVSYHAVTDEGLLYKTLKNECEPPIMFAINRNLYAYVKILTLQCCINKTCWNITSKGLACVGQDEVILLVEVLPDETRIPKDLLIFINQLYLEAIKGNTVSELGFAVFQGGNLLDSREHAGFLFIRQTLQCLQKIVLPPAPFLFGLLVHRWETPWAKVFPLRLVLRLGAEYRYYPCPLFSVRFRDALYFEIGHTVMKVLADFRNFGYTLPGVRGLTIHLRNRMTDVMFPKNRYDQVIKGLNNSNDHVLAYASNFSISADSHLVCIQTNTGDESSYQTQAISINNKPRTVTGTSFIVINGALKSSMGLSAKSSIVEDGLMVEIMPEKMEALKAALKNMQDFSIGCGRQGALEPDETVNIKWVDNDLQFNLGVKSPIDGQQMDGIPSIRVHNGTDYKGTSRFIRWTEVFIIKSDDHPNGVHDPVDINKLSGNIAKATCTALVKLLDLLANAGLTKLGVRTTVHPDNVGYEAGSEGMKLPPIYMNSLDNELIQVLHKAAQSSQDTHTVLELIFYILDD